In Pedobacter sp. WC2423, the following are encoded in one genomic region:
- a CDS encoding outer membrane beta-barrel protein, with amino-acid sequence MKYKNKLFIVLQIIFIVLTFSLSAWCQESSLIVQVNDQFLNEPLSSALVVIRNTNGEIKSGSTNKAGQVIFKDLRFESYRATINYVGYEKVTDTLIKISKPGAEKIVIFLKPHIEDLKQVEIKSHKQYIIMNKGKITLTLENSPLGKATDVWNILKYAPSVETSITGKLTIKNQTTTVFVDGRRIYLSGIDLMNYLKSIAPVNIQNIEIISHPGVAYPSDVQTVINIKSKKNQQDGIKNFTSATGSKGIHYRYMLTDNIIYNRGPFNLQVNFNHHESDLQEKKIINTINQPDNIWETNQITNTLQKQNRISANITYNSAKNTVISFYTELNPGISRISTNSNNGDPTQERIEARDSIFQFLSKINMKSSSHLMQTSLETKWDSTRQSFKIQAEYFGNPRKLSNNYNTSNFSKGMFVNTKNLSDSLPQKIKTIVGSIEYRRGLFFGELTLGTRLSNTNLINHNKTFSYIDNRVVSQSDLNYDENNYAGFIDWSKQFKNTYISLGNRLENLDIKINNYDGHESVKFHLFSYLPSFLFQQKLDATNVIEISYKKNVIKPDYFQLNSYKRYNGNSLVYFQGKDDIQPQVNNTFDLTWTQSNGIIISTGFVLMKNLISTLYVKDSQNVLYEQYTNFSNTRALYLNASYVKTFRDFWQIRLNGNSFFINGTELQDIIRVKSTPSVNLAYINSLTLPKNWVVETALVWNNKFKDGFFEHGSTSSGQLAVQKNMPKQNLTITLSGSLRFGTDQSNRALYNNIYYKDRTYSDSNVASINISWNIGKLSVKNVAKQKSESDESKQRIKDRN; translated from the coding sequence ATGAAATACAAGAATAAATTGTTCATAGTGTTGCAAATTATATTCATCGTGCTAACTTTCAGCTTATCTGCCTGGTGTCAGGAATCTTCACTAATCGTACAAGTAAATGATCAGTTTTTAAATGAGCCTCTTTCTTCGGCACTCGTAGTCATAAGAAATACAAATGGAGAAATCAAATCTGGTAGCACTAATAAAGCCGGACAAGTAATATTTAAAGATTTAAGATTTGAAAGTTACCGTGCAACGATTAATTATGTTGGTTATGAAAAAGTTACAGACACTTTAATAAAAATCTCAAAGCCAGGAGCCGAAAAAATTGTGATTTTTCTAAAACCGCATATTGAAGATCTCAAACAAGTAGAGATTAAAAGTCATAAACAATATATAATCATGAATAAGGGTAAAATTACTTTAACCCTGGAAAACTCTCCGTTGGGGAAAGCAACTGACGTATGGAATATCTTAAAATATGCTCCTTCGGTTGAAACCTCCATTACAGGAAAATTAACCATCAAAAACCAAACAACTACGGTCTTTGTTGATGGCAGGAGAATATACTTAAGTGGAATAGATTTGATGAATTATCTTAAATCTATAGCTCCGGTAAATATTCAAAACATAGAAATTATCAGCCATCCGGGGGTAGCCTATCCTTCCGACGTACAAACAGTTATCAATATTAAATCAAAAAAAAACCAGCAAGATGGAATTAAAAATTTCACCTCAGCAACTGGGAGTAAGGGAATTCACTATAGATATATGCTAACAGATAACATTATATATAATAGAGGACCTTTCAACTTACAAGTTAACTTTAACCATCATGAGTCTGACTTACAGGAGAAAAAAATAATTAACACAATTAATCAGCCTGACAATATTTGGGAAACCAATCAAATTACCAATACATTACAAAAACAGAATCGGATTTCTGCGAACATCACATATAACAGTGCGAAGAATACTGTAATTAGTTTTTATACAGAATTGAATCCAGGTATTTCCAGAATAAGCACTAATTCGAACAACGGTGATCCGACTCAGGAGCGAATTGAAGCACGGGATTCAATATTCCAATTCCTATCTAAAATAAATATGAAAAGTTCATCTCACTTAATGCAAACAAGCTTAGAGACAAAATGGGATAGTACAAGACAATCATTTAAAATTCAAGCGGAATACTTTGGCAATCCCAGGAAGTTGTCAAATAATTACAATACTAGTAATTTTTCAAAGGGTATGTTTGTAAACACCAAAAACCTTTCTGACAGCCTCCCCCAAAAAATCAAGACAATAGTTGGAAGTATTGAATATAGAAGAGGTTTGTTTTTTGGTGAGCTTACTTTAGGTACCAGATTAAGTAATACCAATCTAATCAATCACAACAAAACATTTTCATATATCGATAACCGCGTCGTTAGCCAATCCGACTTAAACTATGACGAAAACAATTACGCTGGTTTCATAGATTGGAGTAAACAATTCAAAAATACGTACATAAGTCTGGGGAATAGGTTAGAAAACCTGGACATTAAGATTAACAATTATGATGGACATGAATCAGTCAAATTCCACTTATTTTCTTATTTGCCATCATTTCTTTTTCAGCAAAAATTAGACGCAACAAATGTTATAGAAATTTCTTACAAAAAAAATGTAATCAAACCGGATTATTTTCAATTGAATTCCTACAAAAGATACAACGGTAATAGTTTAGTTTATTTTCAAGGAAAAGACGATATACAGCCCCAAGTTAATAACACTTTTGACTTGACCTGGACGCAATCAAATGGCATTATCATATCGACTGGGTTTGTGTTAATGAAAAACCTGATAAGTACGTTATATGTTAAAGATAGTCAGAATGTTCTATATGAGCAATATACCAACTTTTCAAATACACGTGCATTATATCTAAACGCTTCGTACGTCAAAACATTTAGAGATTTCTGGCAAATTCGGCTAAATGGAAATTCGTTTTTCATAAATGGAACTGAACTGCAAGATATAATACGTGTAAAATCAACTCCCTCTGTAAATCTGGCTTATATTAATAGCCTCACATTACCTAAAAATTGGGTTGTGGAAACCGCATTGGTTTGGAACAATAAATTCAAGGATGGCTTTTTCGAACATGGAAGTACTAGCTCCGGACAGTTAGCTGTCCAAAAGAACATGCCCAAACAAAATCTGACAATAACCCTATCAGGAAGTTTGAGATTTGGTACTGATCAATCAAATCGTGCTTTGTACAATAATATATATTATAAGGATAGAACTTATTCAGATTCAAATGTTGCAAGCATCAATATTTCCTGGAATATAGGTAAGCTTAGTGTGAAAAATGTAGCTAAACAAAAATCAGAGTCTGACGAATCTAAACAACGAATAAAAGATAGAAACTAA